A genomic stretch from Coffea arabica cultivar ET-39 chromosome 10c, Coffea Arabica ET-39 HiFi, whole genome shotgun sequence includes:
- the LOC113714164 gene encoding metal transporter Nramp7.2-like: MDSLQLQHGNEGSKRIVAVHESPPPTDPGKHFDQKPGWRKFFSFVGPGFLVSMAYLDPGNMETDMQAGADHRYELLWVILIGLVFALIIQSLAANLGVTTGKHLAEVCRAEYPKYVIYCLWALAEVAVIAADIPEVIGTAFALNILFHIPLWAGVLCTGSSTLLLLGLQRYGVRKLELVVSILVLLMAACFFGEMSYVKPPAKDVLKGIFVPKLSGHSATGDAIALIGALVMPHNLFLHSALVLSRKVPNSVRGINDACRFFLIESGLALLVAFFINVAIISVTGAVCSATNLSQETSDNCNNITLNSASFLLKNVLGKSSSILYAVALLASGQSSAITGTYAGQFVMQGFLDLKMKIWLRNIVTRSIAITPSLIVSIIGGSSGAGQLIIIASMILSFELPFSLMPLLKFSSSASKMGPHKNSIYIIIVSWILGLGIIGINIYYLSTGFVGWLTNNSLPRVGNVFIGILVFPLMAAYILAVIYLMFRKDHAVTFKEPITFDPNAQVDMENGNPNPHHGDCIPHREDLADVTLPE, from the exons ATGGATAGTTTGCAGCTACAACATGGGAACGAAGGCAGCAAAAGAATAGTTGCAGTTCACGAAAGTCCACCACCCACCGATCCCGGCAAACATTTTGATCAG AAACCTGGATGGAGAAAATTCTTCTCATTCGTGGGGCCGGGATTTCTTGTTTCAATGGCATATCTTGACCCTGGAAACA TGGAAACTGATATGCAGGCTGGAGCAGACCATCGATACGAG CTACTTTGGGTGATTCTAATCGGATTAGTTTTTGCTCTTATAATTCAATCATTGGCTGCAAATCTTGGTGTAACCACCG GGAAACATCTAGCAGAGGTATGCAGGGCTGAGTACCCCAAGTATGTGATATACTGCCTATGGGCGCTGGCGGAAGTTGCAGTCATTGCAGCTGACATCCCTGAAG TGATTGGGACAGCATTTGCCCTTAATATATTGTTCCATATCCCACTTTGGGCTGGAGTTCTTTGCACTGGCTCCAGCACTCTCTTATTGCTTGGTTTGCAAAGATATGGG GTGAGGAAGCTTGAATTGGTGGTCTCAATACTAGTATTACTCATGGCTGCATGTTTTTTTGGAGAGATGAGTTATGTAAAGCCCCCAGCAAAAGATGTGCTTAAAGGAATATTTGTTCCCAAGCTTAGTGGTCATAGTGCCACTGGTGATGCCATTGCCTTAATTGGTGCACTTGTTATGCC GCATAACCTCTTCCTTCATTCGGCTCTCGTACTTTCTCGCAAAGTACCAAATTCTGTGCGGGGCATCAAT GATGCATGTCGGTTTTTCTTGATTGAAAGTGGACTTGCATTACTCGTGGCATTTTTCATCAATGTGGCTATCATCTCCGTAACTGGAGCCGTTTGCTCTGCGACCAACCTTTCCCAGGAAACAAGTGATAATTGCAATAATATTACACTCAATTCTGCCTCTTTCCTTCTCAag AATGTTCTTGGAAAATCGAGCTCTATATTGTATGCAGTTGCTTTGCTAGCATCAGGACAGAGCTCTGCAATAACTGGCACATATGCTGGACAGTTTGTTATGCAG ggTTTCTTAGACTTGAAGATGAAGATATGGCTTAGGAACATCGTGACTAGGAGCATTGCAATCACGCCAAGTCTGATTGTATCAATCATTGGTGGATCTTCTGGAGCAGGCCAACTTATTATAATTGCTTCA ATGATACTTTCATTTGAACTACCCTTTTCTCTCATGCCTCTCCTTAAATTTAGTAGCAGTGCCTCCAAAATGGGGCCACACAAGAACTCTATATAT ATCATTATTGTTTCATGGATACTGGGACTAGGAATCATCGGCATCAACATCTACTACCTAAGCACAGGTTTCGTTGGATGGTTAACTAATAACAGCTTACCAAGAGttggaaatgtatttattgGAATCCTAGTATTTCCTTTGATGGCAGCCTACATCCTTGCTGTGATCTATCTTATGTTTAGAAAAGATCATGCTGTCACATTCAAAGAGCCAATAACATTTGATCCAAATGCTCAAGTTGATATGGAAAATGGGAACCCTAATCCACATCATGGAGATTGTATTCCACATAGAGAAGATTTAGCAGACGTTACTCTTCCTGAATAA
- the LOC113713463 gene encoding linalool synthase TPS2, chloroplastic-like, which yields MTAHGTIMLGDQSPLKQSEKHHPVSWDLKLVQSLRNEYADERYISRSAMLKENVKMMLDQEMKVVNQLELIDNLQRLGLSYHFEDKIRSILSGIYNTIRMRNPEGLYATALEFRLLRQHGFYVPQEIFESFKDEKGDFKHSLCEDLKGLLYLYEASYLEKENESNLEMAREFTAKHLKEILKEKRIDQELEALVQHALELPLHWRMMRLEARWFIDIYEARSDRNPILLELAKLDFNIVQAIHQNDLECTQRWWSSTGLAEKLPFARDIMVENFFWTVGTISDPEHGYARRLLTKVAALVTAIDDVYDQYGTEDELELFTSVVERWDVNSIDQLPDYMKICFLALFNFVNEMAYDALKEGVNIIPYLRKAWADLCKAYLQEAKWFFSGHIPTLQQYLNNAWISISAPLVVVHAYFCVDYPINKDHVEYLEKCHKTIRCSSMIIRLANDLGTSPESEVLKSADVPKSIQCYMKETGACEEKAREYLRFLIIEAWKQMNEAQTVDSPFSSTFKGFAVNVARMGQCMYQHGDGHGHQNSEPRDRILSLLFEPISSFA from the exons ATGACTGCTCATGGCACTATCATGCTTGGTGATCAGTCACCTCTAAAACAATCAGAAAAGCACCACCCTGTCAGTTGGGATTTGAAGCTTGTGCAGTCACTGAGAAATGAATATGCA GATGAAAGGTACATAAGTCGGTCTGCAATGCTGAAGGAGAACGTGAAGATGATGCTGGATCAAGAAATGAAGGTGGTAAATCAGTTGGAGTTAATTGATAACTTGCAAAGGCTTGGCTTATCTTAccattttgaggacaaaatccGCTCAATTTTAAGTGGAATTTACAACACGATTAGAATGCGGAACCCAGAGGGATTATATGCAACAGCTCTTGAGTTCAGACTCCTTAGACAACATGGTTTTTATGTCCCTCAGG AGATCTTTGAGTCTTTCAAGGATGAAAAAGGAGACTTCAAACATAGCCTTTGTGAGGATTTGAAGGGATTGTTGTACTTGTACGAAGCTTCATACctcgaaaaagaaaatgaaagcaaTTTGGAAATGGCTAGAGAATTCACAGCAAAACATCTTAAGGAGATCTTAAAGGAGAAGAGAATTGATCAAGAACTCGAAGCACTAGTTCAACATGCTTTGGAGCTTCCACTCCATTGGAGAATGATGCGTTTGGAGGCAAGGTGGTTCATAGACATATATGAGGCAAGATCAGACAGAAATCCTATTCTGCTTGAGCTTGCAAAATTAGATTTTAACATTGTCCAAGCAATACATCAGAATGATCTCGAATGTACACAAAG ATGGTGGAGCAGTACAGGCCTAGCTGAAAAACTACCATTTGCTAGGGACATAATGGTGGAAAATTTCTTTTGGACCGTAGGAACTATTTCTGACCCTGAACATGGATATGCAAGAAGACTATTGACTAAGGTCGCTGCTTTAGTAACTGCTATAGATGATGTATACGATCAATATGGTACTGAGGATGAACTGGAACTCTTCACTAGTGTTGTTGAAAG ATGGGATGTCAACTCAATCGATCAACTTCCAGACTACATGAAAATATGTTTTCTTGCACTCTTCAACTTTGTTAATGAAATGGCTTATGATGCTCTAAAAGAAGGAGTCAACATTATCCCCTACCTAAGAAAAGCA TGGGCAGATTTATGCAAAGCATACCTGCAAGAGGCAAAATGGTTTTTCAGTGGACACATACCAACGCTACAGCAATACCTTAATAATGCCTGGATTTCAATTTCAGCTCCTCTGGTGGTAGTGCATGCTTATTTTTGTGTTGATTATCCGATTAACAAGGACCACGTGGAATACTTAGA GAAATGTCACAAGACTATTCGTTGTTCATCGATGATTATACGGCTAGCAAATGATTTAGGAACTTCTCCTGAATCG GAGGTGCTGAAAAGTGCTGATGTGCCAAAATCGATACAATGCTATATGAAGGAGACAGGTGCATGTGAAGAAAAGGCACGTGAATACCTAAGGTTTCTGATTATTGAGGCATGGAAGCAAATGAACGAAGCTCAAACTGTAGATTCTCCCTTTTCTTCTACGTTTAAAGGATTTGCAGTGAATGTTGCCAGGATGGGACAATGCATGTACCAGCATGGAGATGGCCATGGCCATCAAAATTCTGAGCCGAGGGATCGTATTTTGTCACTGCTCTTTGAGCCCATATCTTCTTTTGCTTAG